In Crassostrea angulata isolate pt1a10 chromosome 6, ASM2561291v2, whole genome shotgun sequence, a genomic segment contains:
- the LOC128189726 gene encoding uncharacterized protein LOC128189726 yields MNMKPSLQQNILLWTLYISFVSVISSNSGCRRVPDLPCCYNEFQDPVTNLCKVCDSGSIGWNCQEKCVAGYYGDLCRQPCFCLAKDCDPVIGCPRTGSTVKAVMDTSTKHYGERLKDPQRTIGIREQQFFSLRYTENRRSNTLELINTTRKRENRITQTITPRFSSDTSTPRQVSIFVTKSTQSRVSYQTRYIKERISTKVTNLRQTTVQGKLQLIRTSPFYATGRQELDLPIRSIWPLLTLVVVALFLLVLGLVIIIILIAWYVLKGSRKDKLPKGIKLFPYRSSMAYNQMRTTLDRGYSSLRRFDPRTANGRRSGYMTTNSLEMAATSTV; encoded by the exons ATGAACATGAAGCCCAGCTTACAACAAAATATACTTTTATGGACGCTCTATATTTCGTTTGTATCAGTCATTTCTTCTAATTCTGGCTGCAGAAG AGTTCCAGACCTGCCTTGTTGCTACAATGAATTCCAAGATCCAGTCACCAATTTATGCAAAG TGTGCGACTCCGGAAGTATAGGATGGAACTGTCAAGAAAAATGTGTCGCTGGTTACTACGGAGATCTGTGTCGACAACCATGTTTTTGCTTGGCAAAAGACTGTGACCCAGTGATTGGCTGTCCAAGAACAGGTTCAACCGTGAAAGCAGTGATGGACACATCTACAAAACATTATGGTGAAC GTTTAAAAGACCCACAACGAACAATCGGTATTCGTGAACAGCAGTTCTTCAGTTTACGTTACACAGAAAATCGAAGATCCAACACTTTGGAATTAATCAATACTACAAG GAAAAGAGAAAATAGGATAACACAAACAA TTACACCAAGATTCAGCTCTGACACCAGTACACCTCGTCAGGTTTcgatttttgttacaaaatcaACACAGTCTCGTGTTTCATATCAAACCAG ATACATCAAAGAACGGATTTCTACAAAAG TTACAAATCTTAGACAAACCACTGTGCAGGGAAAGCTCCAATTGATAAGAACGTCTCCATTTTACGCCACTG gtaGACAGGAGCTGGACCTCCCCATCCGTAGTATATGGCCGCTTCTAACATTGGTGGTAGTTGCTTTGTTTCTGTTGGTTCTTGGACTAGTAATCATCATCATACTGATAGC GTGGTACGTTTTGAAAGGTTCAAGAAAAGATAAACTCCCAAAAG GGATAAAGCTGTTTCCATATAGGAGTTCCATGGCTTACAATCAGATGCGGACAACTCTGGATCGTGGATACTCGTCTCTAAGGAGATTTGACCCCCGAACAGCGAATGGGAGACGATCGGGATATATGACCACCAATAGCTTAGAAATGGCCGCGACAAGTACGGTGTAA